One genomic window of Campylobacter fetus subsp. fetus includes the following:
- a CDS encoding DNA-directed RNA polymerase subunit alpha, producing MKKITTSAYMPTEIEVVNVSENVAKIIAYPFETGYAVTLAHPLRRLLYTSTVGFAPTAVKIDGVAHEFDSMRGMLEDVTLFIINLKNLRFKLKNDSKREVIEYSFKGPKEITGIDLNNDIVEIVNPDSYLATINEDAELKFSLIVEKGIGYVPSEEIRDYIDSEYIALDAFFTPVKKAVYEIENVLVEDNPDYEKIVLTVTTDGQVSPIEAFKHSIEAMYKQMSIFNNVLNIDVNMALTSSQNSNEHSKLLESVENLNLSARSFNCLDKADIRYIGELALMEESELKDLKNLGKKSLDEIKAVMAEIGYPFGENTLGDSKEALRKKISELKS from the coding sequence ATGAAAAAAATTACAACATCAGCTTATATGCCAACTGAGATTGAGGTTGTTAATGTGAGTGAGAATGTAGCTAAGATTATAGCATATCCGTTTGAGACAGGCTACGCTGTAACTTTGGCTCATCCGCTTCGCCGATTACTTTATACTAGCACGGTTGGATTTGCTCCGACTGCTGTTAAGATAGATGGCGTAGCTCATGAATTTGATAGTATGCGCGGTATGCTTGAAGATGTTACGCTATTTATTATAAATTTAAAAAACTTACGTTTTAAGCTCAAAAATGACTCAAAACGTGAAGTCATAGAGTATAGCTTTAAAGGGCCAAAAGAGATAACCGGAATTGATTTAAACAATGATATAGTTGAGATTGTAAATCCGGATTCTTACCTTGCTACCATAAACGAAGATGCTGAGCTTAAGTTTAGCCTTATAGTAGAAAAAGGTATTGGATATGTGCCTAGCGAAGAGATCAGGGATTATATAGATAGCGAGTATATAGCGCTTGATGCTTTCTTTACTCCTGTTAAAAAAGCGGTTTATGAGATAGAAAATGTTTTGGTTGAAGACAATCCAGACTATGAAAAGATCGTTTTAACAGTGACAACAGATGGTCAAGTAAGTCCTATAGAAGCGTTTAAACACTCAATAGAGGCTATGTACAAGCAGATGTCTATATTTAATAATGTTCTAAATATAGATGTAAATATGGCATTAACTTCAAGTCAAAACTCAAATGAGCATTCAAAATTGCTTGAAAGCGTTGAGAATTTAAATTTAAGTGCTAGAAGTTTTAACTGTCTTGACAAAGCCGATATACGCTATATAGGCGAGCTTGCTCTTATGGAAGAGAGTGAGTTGAAAGATCTCAAAAATTTAGGTAAAAAATCTCTTGATGAGATAAAAGCTGTAATGGCAGAAATCGGCTATCCGTTTGGTGAAAATACATTAGGTGATAGTAAAGAAGCGCTCAGAAAAAAGATATCTGAGTTAAAATCATAA
- the rpsD gene encoding 30S ribosomal protein S4 — MARYRGPVEKLERRLGVSLALKGERRLAGKSALDKRPYAPGQHGQRKTKISEYGLQLREKQKAKFMYGVSEKQFRRLFSEAARREGNTGALLIGLLEQRLDNVVYRMGFATTRRFARQLVTHGHILVNGKKVDIPSYRVTAGEKIEVAEKSKTNPQIVRAIELTNQTGIVAWVDVEKDKKYGIFTRIPEREEVVIPVEERYIVELYSK; from the coding sequence ATGGCAAGATATAGAGGACCAGTTGAAAAATTAGAAAGACGCCTAGGTGTATCTCTTGCACTAAAAGGTGAAAGAAGACTAGCTGGTAAAAGCGCGTTAGATAAAAGACCATACGCACCCGGTCAACACGGACAAAGAAAAACAAAAATTAGCGAATATGGTTTACAATTAAGAGAAAAACAAAAAGCTAAATTTATGTACGGCGTTAGCGAAAAACAATTCAGAAGATTGTTTTCTGAAGCTGCTAGAAGAGAGGGCAACACCGGAGCTCTTCTTATAGGTCTTTTAGAGCAAAGACTTGATAACGTAGTTTATAGAATGGGATTTGCTACAACTAGAAGATTCGCAAGACAACTTGTAACTCACGGACATATTTTAGTAAATGGTAAAAAGGTTGATATCCCTTCATATAGAGTTACTGCCGGAGAGAAAATCGAAGTCGCAGAAAAAAGTAAAACTAATCCACAGATCGTAAGAGCAATAGAACTTACAAATCAAACTGGTATAGTTGCTTGGGTTGATGTAGAAAAAGATAAAAAATATGGAATTTTCACAAGGATTCCAGAACGTGAAGAAGTGGTCATTCCAGTTGAGGAAAGATATATAGTAGAGCTTTACTCAAAATAG
- the rpsK gene encoding 30S ribosomal protein S11, whose translation MAKRKVIKKKIVRKNIAKGIVYISATFNNTMVTVTDEMGNAIAWSSAGGLGFKGSKKSTPYAAQQAVEDAMNKAKEHGIKEVGIKVQGPGSGRETAVKSIGGVEGIKVLYLKDITPLAHNGCRPPKRRRV comes from the coding sequence ATGGCAAAAAGAAAAGTAATTAAGAAAAAAATCGTTAGAAAAAATATAGCAAAAGGTATCGTTTATATCTCTGCTACATTCAACAACACAATGGTTACAGTGACTGATGAAATGGGAAATGCTATAGCATGGAGCAGTGCCGGCGGTCTTGGCTTTAAAGGTAGTAAAAAATCTACTCCTTACGCAGCTCAACAAGCAGTTGAAGACGCTATGAATAAAGCAAAAGAGCATGGTATCAAAGAAGTTGGTATCAAAGTTCAAGGACCAGGAAGCGGTAGAGAAACAGCAGTTAAGAGTATTGGCGGAGTTGAGGGTATTAAGGTATTGTATCTAAAAGATATAACTCCACTTGCTCACAACGGTTGTAGACCACCAAAACGCCGCCGCGTGTAA